Proteins from a single region of Bacteroidales bacterium:
- a CDS encoding ABC transporter permease has product MRFFLKQSIQGLLILWGTATILFFIFHALPSDPARLLLGQRSDLKTEMAIRKELGLDLPLWKQYILYLNDLSFLGFSSVDENSQLFRVKEDEIFILLKLGKLNFILKKINLKNSYQTGRPVLNTILNFFPATLWLAVFSLTLAFLIGVLLGVLAAYNKDTWMDRTIIALSVTGMSVPSFFAALLILYVFAYVLGDITGLPMFGNLYEIDLATGESRLSLLHIILPGITLAIRPLAIFVSLTRNAVLEQMPLDYVIYARSRGLSERTIFWRHILKNSLNPVLTHATGWFASILAGSIFVEYVFDYKGIGFLIVQSLEKYDLPLLMGCLLFVSFFMILINFAMDLVYRALDPRIELK; this is encoded by the coding sequence ATGAGGTTTTTTCTGAAACAATCGATTCAGGGATTACTCATTTTATGGGGAACAGCGACGATCCTTTTTTTCATATTTCACGCTTTACCTTCCGATCCAGCTAGGTTACTCTTAGGGCAAAGGTCCGATCTCAAGACTGAAATGGCGATAAGAAAAGAATTAGGTCTGGATTTGCCTTTATGGAAACAGTATATTTTATATTTGAACGATTTGTCTTTTCTTGGATTTAGTTCGGTTGACGAAAATTCCCAATTATTTCGGGTTAAAGAGGATGAGATTTTTATTCTTTTGAAACTAGGAAAGCTAAATTTCATTTTAAAAAAAATAAATTTAAAAAATTCGTATCAAACAGGCCGTCCTGTTTTAAATACTATTTTAAATTTTTTTCCTGCAACGTTATGGCTTGCTGTTTTTTCGCTTACGCTTGCATTTCTCATAGGTGTTCTGTTAGGCGTTCTTGCTGCATACAACAAAGATACGTGGATGGATCGTACTATTATTGCTCTAAGCGTGACAGGTATGAGTGTTCCGTCTTTTTTTGCAGCCTTGCTCATATTGTACGTTTTTGCATATGTGTTAGGAGACATCACTGGTCTTCCCATGTTTGGTAATTTGTATGAAATAGATTTGGCGACTGGAGAATCTCGTCTGTCATTGTTGCATATAATTTTGCCAGGAATCACACTTGCTATTCGTCCTCTTGCTATTTTTGTATCTCTTACGCGGAATGCAGTTCTCGAACAAATGCCCCTAGATTATGTAATATATGCACGTTCTAGAGGTCTCTCTGAGCGAACTATTTTTTGGAGGCATATTTTGAAAAACTCGCTTAATCCGGTGTTGACTCATGCAACGGGATGGTTTGCTTCTATATTAGCAGGATCAATTTTTGTCGAATATGTTTTCGATTACAAAGGAATTGGTTTTTTGATAGTTCAAAGTTTGGAAAAATATGATCTTCCTTTGCTTATGGGCTGTTTGCTTTTTGTTTCTTTTTTTATGATCCTGATTAACTTTGCAATGGATTTGGTGTATCGTGCTCTGGATCCCAGAATAGAATTGAAATAA
- a CDS encoding DoxX family protein, which translates to MRIQIARISRFLLGLVFIFSGFVKAVDPWGSQFKLEDYFFAFGWDWAVPYALVLGITLSMVEFLIGICFVFGLRPKLSLLGAILLMLIFLPLTLYLAITNVVTDCGCFGDAIKMTNWQTFIKNVVFTIMLIPIYLERKRLKPVLHSRIQWVIIVIFGFFILGISVYSLRHLPLIDFLPYKAGLSLKPDSTVKDQYFVTYKNKKTGQIKEYPADNFPWNDSVWMSEHEFVSQRIVPGKKPPYMFSVFNDMDLDVSNQVISYPDYQFMIVSYDLRKVPKKAVEKIELFIHTSESKNIATCILTANEKSEADSLKHEYQWEAPTYFSDDVVLKMMVRSNPGIVLMYDGVILKKWAWRDAPDLNKLDIISLKDKYIKSKSP; encoded by the coding sequence ATGCGTATACAAATAGCCAGAATTAGTAGATTTTTGTTGGGTTTGGTGTTTATATTTTCGGGTTTTGTAAAGGCTGTCGATCCATGGGGATCGCAATTCAAGTTAGAAGATTACTTTTTTGCGTTTGGATGGGATTGGGCTGTACCTTATGCGTTAGTATTAGGAATTACTTTAAGCATGGTGGAATTTTTGATAGGCATATGTTTTGTCTTTGGGTTAAGACCAAAACTATCGCTATTAGGTGCCATTTTACTTATGCTAATTTTTCTACCACTCACTCTTTATCTTGCTATAACTAACGTGGTTACAGATTGTGGTTGTTTTGGTGATGCTATTAAAATGACCAATTGGCAAACTTTTATTAAAAATGTGGTTTTCACCATTATGCTTATACCCATTTATCTTGAGAGAAAAAGATTAAAACCTGTATTACATTCACGCATTCAATGGGTTATTATTGTAATTTTTGGTTTTTTTATTCTGGGAATTTCTGTATACTCTTTGAGACATTTACCACTTATAGATTTTCTGCCATACAAAGCTGGTTTATCTTTGAAACCAGATTCAACTGTCAAAGATCAATATTTTGTAACTTATAAAAACAAAAAAACAGGTCAAATAAAAGAATACCCTGCTGATAATTTCCCGTGGAACGATAGTGTTTGGATGTCAGAGCACGAATTTGTAAGTCAACGTATTGTTCCTGGGAAAAAACCACCATATATGTTTAGTGTTTTTAATGATATGGACCTTGATGTGAGTAATCAGGTTATTAGCTATCCTGATTATCAATTCATGATTGTAAGTTATGATTTAAGAAAGGTTCCCAAGAAAGCTGTAGAAAAGATCGAGCTATTCATCCATACATCTGAATCTAAAAACATTGCTACTTGTATTTTGACAGCAAATGAAAAATCTGAAGCCGATTCCCTTAAACATGAATATCAGTGGGAAGCACCCACGTATTTTTCCGATGATGTTGTATTGAAAATGATGGTGAGAAGCAATCCTGGAATTGTTTTAATGTATGATGGAGTTATTCTGAAGAAATGGGCTTGGAGAGACGCTCCAGATTTGAACAAGTTGGACATAATTTCTCTTAAAGATAAGTACATAAAGTCCAAATCTCCATGA
- the rbfA gene encoding 30S ribosome-binding factor RbfA yields MESIRQKRVARLVQQELANIFMKKGKNWFGNAMVTLTVVRMTADLSIAKIYVSIYNTTDKNSVLEDIKIYTSEIRKELGLRLAKHLRIIPELRFYIDDSLDFIERIDEALKKK; encoded by the coding sequence ATGGAATCTATTCGTCAGAAGCGTGTAGCTCGACTAGTCCAACAAGAACTAGCCAACATCTTCATGAAAAAGGGAAAAAACTGGTTTGGCAATGCCATGGTGACTTTGACTGTCGTCAGGATGACCGCTGATTTGAGCATCGCTAAAATTTACGTAAGCATTTACAATACAACAGATAAAAACTCCGTCCTCGAGGATATTAAAATCTATACTTCAGAAATACGAAAAGAATTAGGATTACGCCTAGCTAAGCATCTCCGAATTATTCCCGAGTTGCGCTTTTATATAGATGACAGCTTAGACTTCATAGAACGCATAGATGAAGCTTTGAAAAAGAAATGA
- a CDS encoding FtsX-like permease family protein encodes MKKFFLWTWWLAFKFWKARKAHSIIQIVQSISFWGIAISSAALIIILSAFNGLENLITTSIKQFHASLRIEPKEGKYFTLSEIDTSLFTSSYCSSWSPVYEDMAIAQYGEYQKVVVIKGVRPNQGYEENFKDLLLDGLPILQGDSLNFCWVGLDLFYQLNISLTHYSNSLTLFAPHPKTSPSSLFTTDFKSLRILPVAVFSAQQTYDRLYIIAPYSFTIQLFERPSTCTAIEIFISPDVTETKAKKFFQSKLGDRWIVKTRFEQEEAIFKIIQTEKIFVSLLLSFIVLITSFTLITAITLTILTKMKDISILWAMGATIQKIRQLFFLEGLIITIFGLSVGLITGSIILMLQQQYGFVTFSTTSDTFASNVYPVKIYLHDYFYISGIVMFIGFILSYLASKQINVKDFQLRTPAS; translated from the coding sequence ATGAAAAAATTTTTCTTGTGGACATGGTGGCTAGCATTTAAGTTTTGGAAAGCACGTAAAGCACATAGCATCATTCAGATCGTTCAATCGATCTCTTTCTGGGGAATTGCTATAAGTAGTGCTGCATTGATTATTATTCTTTCTGCTTTTAATGGCCTGGAAAACCTCATCACTACTTCGATCAAACAATTTCATGCATCCTTACGAATAGAACCTAAAGAAGGCAAATATTTTACATTATCAGAAATTGATACTTCTCTTTTTACATCTTCCTATTGTAGCAGCTGGAGTCCTGTTTATGAAGACATGGCTATTGCCCAATACGGTGAATATCAGAAAGTGGTCGTGATTAAAGGTGTAAGGCCCAATCAGGGATATGAAGAGAATTTTAAAGATCTTCTTTTAGATGGTCTTCCCATTCTACAAGGAGATTCATTAAACTTCTGTTGGGTTGGTCTTGATCTCTTTTATCAATTAAACATATCATTAACTCACTATTCTAACTCCTTAACACTTTTTGCTCCCCACCCCAAGACTTCTCCATCATCTCTTTTTACAACCGATTTTAAGAGCTTAAGAATTTTACCTGTGGCCGTTTTTTCAGCTCAGCAAACATATGATCGTCTCTACATAATCGCTCCATATTCATTTACAATTCAATTATTCGAACGTCCCTCCACGTGTACTGCTATCGAAATTTTCATCTCACCTGATGTTACTGAAACTAAAGCCAAAAAGTTTTTTCAATCAAAATTGGGGGATCGATGGATCGTAAAAACGCGCTTTGAACAGGAAGAAGCAATTTTTAAAATTATTCAAACCGAAAAAATATTTGTATCATTACTCCTTTCTTTTATAGTTTTAATTACTTCATTTACCCTGATCACTGCTATAACACTAACCATCCTCACCAAGATGAAGGACATTTCTATCTTGTGGGCCATGGGAGCAACCATTCAAAAGATCAGACAACTTTTCTTTCTCGAAGGACTTATCATTACAATCTTCGGATTGTCAGTTGGTTTGATCACAGGATCAATTATTTTGATGCTACAACAACAATATGGCTTCGTCACCTTTAGCACTACTAGTGATACCTTTGCTTCAAATGTCTATCCAGTCAAAATTTACCTACATGATTATTTTTATATTTCCGGTATTGTAATGTTTATTGGCTTTATTTTATCCTATCTAGCAAGCAAGCAAATCAATGTAAAAGACTTTCAGCTTCGTACGCCAGCATCGTAG
- a CDS encoding 23S rRNA (pseudouridine(1915)-N(3))-methyltransferase RlmH — protein sequence MIINFGSKPPDYIQNGLNIYIKRIKAYFPIEVKEHNLRSDDDEEKILDKMKEKNCQVVLLSEDGELMDSKCFAQKIQYWFNSGKKNLIFVVGNAYGFSEKIKKNYPLLSLSLLTFNQHLALLILIEQIYRALTILHHHPYHH from the coding sequence ATGATAATAAATTTTGGCTCGAAACCACCAGATTATATTCAGAACGGACTAAATATTTATATTAAACGAATCAAGGCATATTTTCCAATAGAAGTAAAAGAACATAACTTGCGTTCAGATGACGACGAAGAAAAAATTCTCGATAAAATGAAAGAAAAGAATTGCCAGGTGGTACTTTTGAGTGAAGACGGAGAACTCATGGACTCAAAATGTTTCGCTCAAAAGATTCAATATTGGTTCAACTCTGGCAAGAAAAATCTCATTTTTGTAGTAGGTAATGCTTATGGCTTCAGTGAAAAAATAAAAAAAAACTATCCTTTACTATCTCTTTCTTTGCTTACTTTCAATCAACATTTAGCCTTACTCATATTAATTGAACAAATTTATCGGGCACTTACCATTTTGCATCATCACCCCTATCATCACTAA
- a CDS encoding flippase: MISLFKNSFYTFITQVISQIISILAGIFLTRLLGPYDRGLYAIFQSDVGLFTTILGFSVNLALIYFIAQNVSFRKINKYSLIFTATTLILSLIAFLILNLTPFLHIIFHKDFDVEIYFAFFVVLILTQLNTVYTAYFQGIQNFNAVNKITLINSFLNFICYLTAYVLFKNYNIQIKFFEVILISVCINLLIFFLNVYFFKNIFLPEVKADFRRDIHFKDFFTYLLTNHISIVINFFNYRLIIWIVSYYLTPEEVGYFSLALGLGILATFLSNPLSQVLFPYLSNKENIAEKNDVFVLFARLHFSLVLPIALLVFCVSSLLIPFLYGSEFIPSVQIFNILIWGMVFSAQTKIMATFLLSINQSKYNLYGTIIGLVTNVFLSVILVRQYQLKGAAFATLLTYLVIFLVVFISLMCVGKLKKINVFFISLKDFYQIKSLLFKRKHL; the protein is encoded by the coding sequence ATGATCTCATTATTTAAAAACTCTTTCTATACATTCATAACCCAGGTCATTTCTCAAATTATCTCGATCTTGGCAGGCATTTTCTTAACACGACTTTTAGGTCCTTACGATAGAGGTCTTTATGCTATATTCCAATCAGACGTTGGATTATTCACAACAATTTTAGGATTTAGTGTCAATCTTGCTCTTATTTATTTTATAGCTCAAAATGTTTCTTTCAGAAAAATTAACAAATACAGTTTAATCTTTACAGCAACTACCTTGATTTTGAGTTTGATTGCTTTTTTAATACTGAATCTTACCCCTTTCCTACATATCATTTTTCATAAAGATTTCGATGTAGAAATCTATTTTGCTTTTTTTGTTGTCTTAATTCTAACTCAATTAAACACTGTTTATACTGCATATTTTCAAGGTATACAAAATTTTAATGCCGTAAATAAAATAACATTAATTAATAGCTTTTTGAATTTCATATGTTACCTTACGGCTTATGTTTTATTTAAGAATTACAACATTCAAATTAAATTTTTTGAAGTTATCCTTATAAGTGTATGTATTAATTTATTGATTTTCTTCCTCAACGTTTACTTTTTTAAAAACATTTTTTTGCCTGAAGTTAAAGCAGACTTTCGAAGAGACATCCATTTCAAAGACTTTTTTACATATTTGTTAACAAATCACATTTCCATCGTAATTAATTTTTTTAACTATCGACTGATTATCTGGATTGTTTCATACTATTTAACACCTGAAGAAGTGGGATATTTTTCTCTTGCTTTGGGGTTAGGTATTCTTGCTACCTTCTTGTCAAATCCATTATCACAGGTGCTTTTTCCATACTTGAGCAACAAAGAAAATATAGCTGAAAAAAATGATGTTTTCGTTTTATTTGCACGATTACATTTTTCACTTGTTCTACCCATAGCATTGCTGGTTTTTTGTGTTTCATCATTACTAATTCCTTTTTTGTATGGAAGTGAGTTTATCCCATCAGTACAAATTTTCAACATTCTTATTTGGGGGATGGTTTTTTCAGCACAAACAAAAATTATGGCCACATTCCTACTTTCTATTAATCAATCTAAATATAATTTATATGGAACTATTATTGGCTTAGTTACAAATGTCTTTCTAAGTGTCATTCTAGTTCGTCAATATCAATTAAAGGGTGCTGCTTTTGCAACTTTGTTGACTTATTTGGTTATTTTTTTGGTGGTTTTTATAAGTTTGATGTGCGTAGGTAAGTTAAAAAAAATAAATGTTTTTTTCATTT